The Penicillium digitatum chromosome 6, complete sequence genome contains the following window.
GAATATCCCAATGGGGATGAGCACTCCTCCAAGTATCATTGGTGGTAGCCGAGCTTCTGGAATGAAATTTCCATCGGAAGAATAGCAGTGGTGTCTGAAGTAGGCCTGGTTGTAGATAATAATCCCAAAAGTGCCTATAAAAACTCCAGTGACTATCCCAAGAAGAGGCAGAGTATCGACACTAGTGTTCCAACCACGGATCTCTCCGAAGTAATAGGGATAAGCCTGGTAGAAGAGATAAATAACACCGTAGAGAAAAGATTGATACAGGGTCAAAAGGGCGAGGATAGGCTGAGTAGAGAAGAGCCCTATCAATTTGGAAAGAAACAATCAGTATCGTCAAAAGGCACAACAGGAGATATTGGTCAAGACGCACAGAAAGGCCGCATGAGATATACCCGAGCAATCTCATACAGACcggggttttctttttccagtGTAGAGTGGATGGCAAGATGTTTGTATTTTTTGCGCAGTGATCGGGCTTCCTTTCGAAGAATAGCCGGGGGATAGGTCTCTGGAAAGACAAAGACTGCTATAGCGCAAACTCCCAGCCCGGATATTAACATTACCCAGACAGTCCAGCGCCAACTCAAGGACGATCCGACAATAGCACTCCCAACTATCGGTCCAAGTGTCGGGCCAGAGAAGAACAAGCAGATCACGATAGGCATGGCGATACTGCGGTGGGCCAGCGTAAAACAATCGCTTGTGATGCCTCCCATAACAGCCACTGGAGAGATTCCAAAGAACCCAGCAAACAACCGACCAACGAGAACAGTTTGTATGTTTGTACCAAGCGCAGGCATAAGTTCCAGGATGGAGGAGATTGCGATGCCACAGATCATAGGCCATTTGCGGCCGAACTTTTCCGAAAGAGGGCCGAATGTAAGAAACCCGAAGATATATCCCTTTGGAGAGGTTAAATAAGAACTAGCAATGTGCAAGTGAGTTGGAATTCCGACACTTACCGCCATAAACATGGTAGTGCAAAGAATCGCCACCTCGTTGCTAACCCCAAACTGCTCGGCGATCTTTTTGTGCGCAGGGCCCATGATGCTGCTGCTGATTGTTCCGATGAGATTGAACACGGATAAAATGACAACTACAAGGATTTTCTTGGCCAACGGCCAGTTTTGGGGGATTCGAGGGTCATTGGGATATTCAAAATCAATGAGCAAATCACACCCCTGTGGTGCCTCTCCCTTGACCTCAACTTCTATGGCATCAGACCCCATCTTCTGTCCAGTTTGGGTATTGGATGATCCTTATCGAAGGAGGGAAATCATTCACGACCGGTGATCGAATGGCGAGGATCGCAAGGATTCATAGAACTAGAATCATATCATCCAGCCTATGTAGTGATGGACCATGCAAAAACGAGCTCTTCGGTTCAGTAAACCGGGATTTTTAAGTTCTCGGGCACAAAACCGAGTGTTTTGCAAGAATGTTAATTCCCTTTCTGAATTTTTTTCTCGATGGATGTGGAGACACTGAATCTTCAGAATCAACCGTTGAACTGCTTTTGTGGGTCCTTCATAGTCATTGTATTTGGAAGTTCTAGTTTAAAAGTGGTTCAATCTCCCTATTTGGGGCATAATTccctcaatttcttcatgGGATCATCCCATTGAAGCTAGAGACTCGAAATTGCACTGCAGAATAGGAAAATAGATGCGGAGTGGGAACCCATTTTTGTTTCGCCCAAAGACCGTGGAAGGCCGGGTCAAAACCCGGATCCTCTTAGATAGGGCTTGGCACTAAAAATTCACTTCACCGGCCAATCACATCGGGAATGTCAATTGACACCTTTTTTCAGAGATGAAAGGGCACCGGGAACTATTTCAAACGGCGTTTGCTTGTCCAACTCGCCTTGTACTATACCAATTTTGCACCCATCATACCATTTGAGCAcctagtactccgtatggagAACTCCGTGGTAGGCTTTTATTCTTCACCTGCTTGTCAAAATATAGTATAGAGTATAAAGTACATAAAGCACAGTGCCAATCAAAAATCCAAACTTGTGTGGGTCTGACATGACTAATGAGACCAATTTCGAACCTTTCTGCACGCTTATTTATTCAAATCCCGTGTAGCTATCTAATTGCAACTGGCCTGCAGCAGCTTCTTAGGTAGCACGATCATATTTCTCCCCAAGTCCCTTCAAGACAACCTTTACCAAACCTCCTAATGTACCTGCTCGGTTGATTTCCACAGTAGGAATCTCCAAGCCCAAGGATCTCCGGAGCCAATTTCTTACCTCTATAGCCATGAGGGAGTCCACTGCCATATTGGCCAGTGCCTCACTGTCATCTGCAGAGTCTGGTCCCTGCTCCTGCGTCTGCCCTGTTAGATTATGGCTGATGAACTTGCCGAGTTCCTTCATCAAGGCGACCTCGGTCTCCTTCTTGCTCGTCAACGAGGGATCCGCTTGTATCTGAGCAAGGAGAGCTTTTAGCGCATTTGCATGGGAGGATTGATCCCCACCAATACCATCACTGGTCGACTCAAGGTTGGGATAAATCGAAAATCGAGCGTCTCGTCCACCTAGGAAGATTTCCTTAGGTAGATCGGCGCGGCGCCTCGTGTGTGCGAGTCCCATTGCCACTGCCCCAGTCGGGTTAGAACTATTAACCGGGGATAGGTTGATCGCCGCGGCGAGTCCATCAATCACTGCAGCGTCATGGAGCACATGCAGCGCGATCGATTGTACTCTCTGGAGGAATCGGGGGTTGCGACTTGCGGCACCCACGTCTCCAACCACTCCGAGGTGCAAGATAGAAGAAGGGAGCCCTTGCTGCCGTCGATATCGGGTGAACGCTTCCAAAAATGTAGTTGCTGCTGCATAATTGGCCTGGCCCGTGTTACCGCACACCCCGGCAATAGAGCCAAAGACAACGAAGAAATCTAGTGGGTGTTCTGATGTGGCATGATGCAGATTCCAGGTTCCAGTGACTTTCGGAGCCAGCGCAGCCTCCCACTCTTCGTGGCTCATCTGCAGGAAGAGCCGGTCCTATCATGACGTCATGAGATGTTGCGTTCTGGCGAGAAAGGAGAGAAATGCTTACATTTAAGTCAACTGCCATCTGGAGGACACCAGCAAGGGGCCGCGTGCATGTGGCAACAGCCTCCTTAACATCCTTGAGATTCGTCACATTGCCTGGGACACAAATTACGTGGCAACCTAGAGCCTCAAGCTCCCGAACAAATGCTTGATCCACCTCGGATTTTCCAGCCGACCGcgagaggaagatgagctcTCGCGCATTCTGCTCAACCATCCATGTTGACACAGATCGCCCAATACCACCCAGCCCGCCAATCAGCAGATAAGCAGCGTCGGAACGGAATGTTGGGAATTTTTTCACAGCAGGAGGAGGCAAACGCTCCACAGAGGATGGCATACGCACCAAAATCTTACCCAAGTGAGTGCCAGCTTGCATATACCTGAATGCACTGACAATATCGACCGCATCAAAGACTTTCACAGGTTTAATAGGTCCGATTTTGCCTTGACGATGCCAGTCTGAGAATGTTGCCAGGGTGCTGCAAGAGTTTAGTCAGCCTTTCAAATTGAATATCAGCAGGTGACAAACCTTTTGAGGATTTCTGGGGTCTCTTTGCAAACCTGTGCGAGGTCAACGCCGAAAAACGATCGGTTGGCTTCGAAAAGGCTCATATTCAGCATTCCGTGACTGATGAAGTCACGTTTTCCTAGTTCAACCATTCGACCGAACTTCGCAACACACTCCCACGAAGCGTGTAACAAGTTACCCGACAACGAATTGAGCACTAGATCAACTCCCTTTCCCGCGGTGGCACGCAT
Protein-coding sequences here:
- a CDS encoding MFS transporter, putative, which encodes MGSDAIEVEVKGEAPQGCDLLIDFEYPNDPRIPQNWPLAKKILVVVILSVFNLIGTISSSIMGPAHKKIAEQFGVSNEVAILCTTMFMAGYIFGFLTFGPLSEKFGRKWPMICGIAISSILELMPALGTNIQTVLVGRLFAGFFGISPVAVMGGITSDCFTLAHRSIAMPIVICLFFSGPTLGPIVGSAIVGSSLSWRWTVWVMLISGLGVCAIAVFVFPETYPPAILRKEARSLRKKYKHLAIHSTLEKENPGLYEIARVYLMRPFCAS